The Populus alba chromosome 4, ASM523922v2, whole genome shotgun sequence genome contains a region encoding:
- the LOC118063058 gene encoding G-type lectin S-receptor-like serine/threonine-protein kinase SD2-5 yields the protein MILLSESGSFACRFHSKDQENDSFYFAVLSLHVTYYADDSYSFTLQNVIWLANENKPVGRNATLKLLPEGNLVLRDADGALVWSTNTSSMSVAGIKMMKTGMLVLQDHNNKTVWQSFSNTAHVSTSWTNNDPISAMPYNLYKIIMMHGAGFSCGFHSKDRNSFYFAIWKLSEVSGDDDPEALWLANRNRPVGENATLQFLPDGDLVLRDADGTFVWSSNTSSMSVAGVRMMETGNLELYDVNNKTVWNSFDHPSDVLLLGNKLVAGQKLVASVSKTNRSEGVFSLSVILQASPDEPNTMLTSTIKYSATAYMKFDPDGHLRIYDGNMIDGVDLLTDMSACDYPTACGNYGMCLNGQCSCPAGFARANTPNDQGNYNCWQMSPTTCENPKSHSLLPLEDVYYFNYVDPEAAVLKGTDMKSCKDACLKNCSCNAALFQYYFNDSHGNCFLPSPVLTLTGDGKERNSYHSNAFIKTSNDGENGSAFTSSINPTSSINPKIIAGSTIGAILVMSLIGGLCIMVWRKKRDREEGMEDLNQLSGMPMRFTYQELRVATWDFEKKLGGGGFGSVFEGILENGEKIAVKRLDALGQGQKEFLAEVKSIGSIHHVSLARLIGFCADKLHTLLVYEFMCCGSLDKWIFCREPLLHPLDFQTRRNIIMDVAKGLAYLHEECRQRIVHLDIKPQNILLDENLHAKISDFGLSKLIDRDQSQVVTTMRGTPGYLAPELFSSVITEKADVYSFGIVVMEVVCGKKNLDRSQPECMHLLPILMKRAQEDQLIDMVDNSCEDMQLHRLEAAEMMRVAIWCLQSDHTRRPSMSTVVKVLEGTMGVEADLDYCLQNATTMAAIRREAVLGSTTTFLPSLLSGPR from the exons ATGATCTTGTTGAGTGAGTCTGGGTCTTTTGCTTGTAGATTTCACTCCAAAGACCAGGAAAatgattccttttattttgcagTATTATCACTCCATGTAACATATTATGCAGATGATAGTTATTCTTTCACTCTTCAGAATGTCATATGGTTGGCAAATGAAAATAAGCCTGTTGGACGGAACGCAACTCTAAAGTTACTTCCAGAAGGAAATTTGGTTCTGAGAGATGCAGATGGAGCTTTAGTCTGGTCTACCAACACGTCTAGCATGTCTGTTGCAGGTATAAAGATGATGAAAACAGGAATGCTTGTGCTTCAAGACCACAATAATAAGACTGTGTGGCAATCTTTTAGTAATACAGCACATGTGTCCACTTCATGGACGAATAATGATCCCATATCAGCCATGCCttataatctatataaaataatcatgatGCACGGAGCTGGTTTTTCTTGTGGATTTCACTCCAAGGACCGGAATTCCTTCTATTTTGCAATATGGAAGCTATCGGAAGTTTCTGGAGATGATGATCCGGAGGCCTTATGGTTAGCGAACAGAAACAGGCCTGTTGGTGAGAACGCAACTTTACAATTTTTACCAGATGGAGATTTGGTCTTGAGAGATGCTGATGGAACTTTCGTTTGGTCTTCTAACACATCTAGCATGTCTGTTGCGGGTGTGAGGATGATGGAAACTGGAAACCTTGAGCTTTATGATGTCAATAACAAGACTGTTTGGAATTCATTTGATCATCCTTCTGATGTACTGCTTCTTGGGAACAAATTAGTGGCAGGACAGAAGCTGGTGGCAAGTGTTTCGAAAACTAATAGATCTGAAGGTGTCTTCAGCCTCTCTGTGATCCTACAAG CTTCACCTGATGAGCCGAATACAATGCTTACAAGCACCATTAAATACTCAGCGACGGCTTACATGAAATTTGATCCTGATGGGCATCTCAGAATTTATGATGGCAACATGATCGACGGGGTTGATCTGTTGACAGATATGAGTGCATGTGATTACCCAACAGCTTGTGGTAATTATGGGATGTGCTTAAATGGACAGTGCTCGTGCCCAGCAGGATTTGCTCGAGCCAATACCCCAAATGATCAAGGCAACTACAATTGCTGGCAGATGAGTCCAACCACATGTGAAAATCCAAAATCCCAttctcttcttcccctggaAGATGTCTACTATTTCAATTATGTTGACCCTGAGGCAGCGGTCCTGAAAGGAACAGACATGAAGAGTTGTAAAGATGCATGTTTGAAAAACTGTTCATGCAACGCTGCTCTATTTCAGTATTACTTTAATGATTCTCATGGGAATTGTTTTTTGCCCTCACCAGTTCTTACACTAACGGGTGATGGTAAGGAAAGAAACAGTTACCATTCTAATGCCTTCATCAAAACTTCTAATGATGGAGAGAATGGAAGTGCTTTTACATCTTCTATCAATCCTACATCTTCTAtcaatcctaaaataatagCAGGATCAACTATTGGAGCCATCCTTGTTATGAGTTTAATTGGTGGTCTATGTATTATGGTTTGGAGGAAGAAAAGAGATCGAGAGGAAGGAATGGAAGACTTGAATCAACTATCAGGAATGCCCATGAGATTCACATACCAAGAACTAAGAGTGGCAACTTGGGATTTTGAGAAGAAGCTTGGAGGAGGAGGGTTTGGATCAGTTTTTGAAGGAATTCtagaaaatggagaaaaaattgCAGTAAAGCGCCTAGATGCTTTAGGCCAAGGGCAGAAGGAATTCTTGGCTGAGGTCAAAAGTATAGGAAGCATCCATCATGTCAGCCTGGCGAGGCTAATTGGATTCTGTGCTGATAAATTGCACACGCTTTTAGTCTATGAGTTCATGTGCTGTGGGTCTTTGGATAAGTGGATTTTCTGCAGGGAACCACTACTACATCCTCTGGACTTCCAAACTAGAAGAAACATTATCATGGATGTAGCAAAGGGGCTGGCCTATCTCCATGAAGAATGCAGACAAAGAATAGTCCACTTAGACATCAAACCACAAAACATTTTGTTGGATGAAAATCTGCATGCTAAGATCTCTGATTTTGGCTTGTCTAAGTTGATTGACAGGGATCAAAGTCAAGTGGTGACCACAATGAGAGGAACTCCTGGGTACTTGGCTCCTGAATTATTCAGCTCAGTCATCACAGAGAAGGCAGATGTTTATAGTTTTGGAATCGTAGTCATGGAAGTTGTCTGCGGAAAGAAAAATCTGGATAGGTCACAGCCTGAGTGCATGCATTTGCTCCCTATTCTTATGAAGAGGGCACAGGAGGATCAATTGATTGATATGGTTGACAATAGCTGTGAGGATATGCAATTGCACAGGTTAGAAGCTGCGGAGATGATGAGGGTTGCTATTTGGTGTCTGCAAAGTGATCACACCAGGAGGCCTAGCATGTCAACCGTGGTTAAGGTCTTAGAGGGCACCATGGGTGTTGAAGCAGACCTAGACTATTGCCTTCAGAATGCAACAACAATGGCAGCAATAAGAAGAGAGGCAGTGCTGGGCAGTACTACCACATTTCTGCCATCACTACTATCAGGACCAAGGTGA
- the LOC118063059 gene encoding uncharacterized protein, translated as MDGKKNPVYFLPVLAVVILSRALYATAGNEYVSALGDPGMRRDGLRLAIESWNQCNEVGEEVPSMGSPRAADCFDIYKASPKAEEKNCALCNSLPYALVHRVTEEDNKLSVGNPFLGVQPNALYDVNLYAADKELYLGSKCQVEDTPNPWQFWMIMLKSGNMDTYSAKCPKNGHRVGPFGPDTGFPCFGKGCMNQPFIYHDYTTLQGPNRTTLKGRFYGSWDLDADLSKGLMDNISYHSVTWEKEVGKGSWIFHHLLRTSTKYPWLMLYLRSDATHDVSGGYHYPTRGMSKIIPESPNFKVRFTLNVINGGGPSSQFYLMDMGSCWKNDGKPCDGNVTSDVTRYSEMIINPNISSWCHPSNLNVCPPYHTFPDGTRIHRNDTARFPYAAYHLYCSPGNAEHLEVPYSLCDPYSNPQPQEILQILPHPVWGEYGYPTKQGEGWIGDPRTWELDVGRLSQSLYFYQDPGTPRLGGSGCPLI; from the exons ATGGATGGAAAGAAGAACCCAGTTTATTTTCTTCCTGTTCTGGCCGTGGTTATTCTTTCAAGAGCCTTATATGCTACAGCTGGAAATGAGTATGTATCAGCATTAGGCGATCCTGGAATGAGAAGAGATGGTTTAAGGTTGGCAATAGAGTCATGGAATCAATGCAATGAGGTTGGAGAAGAAGTTCCTTCTATGGGCAGCCCGAGAGCTGCAGATTGCTTTGACATATACAAGGCTTCTCCGAAGGCAGAAG AAAAGAACTGCGCCCTCTGCAATTCCTTGCCATATGCATTGGTCCACAGAGTCACAGAGGAAGACAACAAGCTTAGTGTTGGAAACCCTTTTCTAGGAGTGCAACCAAATGCCCTTTATGATGTAAACCTTTATGCTGCGGATAAGGAACTCTATTTAGGCTCAAAATGTCAGGTTGAAGACACTCCTAATCCGTGGCAATTCTGGATGATCATGCTCAAGAGCGGCAACATGGACACTTACTCGGCCAAGTGCCCCAAAAATGGCCACAGAGTGGGGCCTTTCGGCCCTGACACTGGATTCCCTTGCTTTGGAAAAGGTTGCATGAACCAGCCATTCATTTATCATGATTACACCACGTTGCAAGGGCCTAATAGGACGACACTTAAAGGAAGGTTTTATGGGTCATGGGATTTGGATGCAGATTTGAGCAAGGGACTAATGGATAACATTTCATACCATTCTGTGACATGGGAGAAGGAGGTAGGAAAGGGAAGTTggatttttcatcatcttttgagGACCTCAACAAAGTATCCATGGTTGATGCTTTACTTGAGATCAGATGCCACACATGATGTTTCTGGTGGGTACCATTACCCAACAAGGGGTATGTCAAAAATT ATCCCAGAATCACCAAACTTCAAAGTAAGGTTCACTTTAAATGTAATCAATGGTGGGGGTCCTAGCAGCCAGTTCTACCTGATGGACATGGGAAGCTGTTGGAAGAACGATGGGAAACCTTGCGATGGCAATGTTACTTCAGATGTCACTCGATACAGCGAAATGATCATAAATCCAAACATAAGTTCATGGTGCCATCCAAGCAACCTCAACGTGTGCCCTCCTTACCATACATTTCCCGATGGAACACGTATCCATCGCAATGACACTGCTCGCTTCCCTTATGCCGCCTATCACTTGTACTGTTCTCCGGGGAACGCAGAGCATCTTGAAGTTCCTTATAGTTTGTGTGATCCCTATAGCAATCCTCAGCCTCAGGAGATATTACAGATTTTGCCACATCCAGTTTGGGGTGAGTATGGATATCCTACCAAGCAAGGTGAGGGTTGGATTGGTGACCCGAGAACTTGGGAACTTGATGTTGGGAGGTTGTCGCAATCACTTTACTTCTACCAG GATCCTGGGACTCCCCGGCTAGGAGGCAGTGGATGTCCATTGATTTAG
- the LOC118063043 gene encoding uncharacterized protein: protein MQIPESPNFKVRFTLNVINGGGPSSQFYLMDMVSCWKNDGKPCDGNVTSDVTRYSEMIINPNISSWCHPTNLNVCPPYHTFPDGTRIHRNDTARFPYAAYHLYCSPGNAEHLEVPYSLCDPYSNPQPQEILQILPHPVWVEYGYPTKQGEGWIGDPRTWELDVGRLSQSLYFYQDPGTSPARRQWMSIDLGTEIFKAPNQVAEWTVSDFDIIIPEQ from the exons ATGCAGATCCCAGAATCACCAAACTTCAAAGTAAGGTTCACTTTAAATGTAATCAATGGTGGGGGTCCTAGCAGCCAGTTCTACCTGATGGACATGGTTAGCTGTTGGAAGAACGATGGGAAACCTTGTGATGGAAATGTTACTTCAGATGTCACTCGATACAGCGAAATGATCATAAATCCAAACATAAGTTCATGGTGCCATCCAACCAACCTCAATGTGTGCCCTCCTTACCATACATTTCCCGATGGAACACGTATCCATCGCAATGACACTGCTCGCTTCCCTTATGCCGCCTATCACTTGTACTGTTCTCCGGGGAACGCAGAGCATCTTGAAGTTCCTTATAGTTTGTGCGATCCCTATAGCAATCCTCAGCCTCAGGAGATACTACAGATTTTGCCACATCCAGTTTGGGTTGAGTATGGATATCCTACCAAGCAAGGTGAGGGTTGGATTGGTGACCCGAGAACTTGGGAACTTGATGTTGGGAGGTTGTCGCAATCACTTTACTTCTACCAG GATCCTGGGACTTCTCCGGCTAGGAGGCAGTGGATGTCCATTGATTTAGGAACAGAGATATTCAAGGCCCCTAATCAAGTTGCTGAATGGACTGTTAGTGACTTTGACATCATTATACCTGAGCAATGA
- the LOC140955550 gene encoding uncharacterized protein — MLTSMSPEIMKRYIRLRTAREIWKALSKAFYDGSDETQLFSLNQKAFSTKQISRPLSTYFGDLMEIFQELDHRDKTEMKDPDDVITYRKSVERLRVHIFWNGLDAEFEQIQGEILRKDPILDLEEAYSYVRRDAVRRATLMNETGAGHAESSAMMARRAKPRIYRSHGPTIEQNRTSETQNSSYEIGKGKSEYICTHCDETGHTKLRCYELIGYPEWRDPAKAPRKRKSKPNTHALVAVADHRVADHPSTMTSPTTQTESMAEHPSSVTNEETGYSNSEDNWLWY; from the exons ATGCTAACATCTATGTCACCAGAAATCATGAAAAGATACATCAGACTACGTACTGCAAGAGAAATTTGGAAAGCCTTGTCTAAAGCCTTCTACGATGGATCAGATGAAACGCAGCTCTTCTCACTTAACCAGAAAGCCTTCTCCACGAAACAGATAAGTCGACCATTATCAACATATTTTGGTGATCTTATGGAAATCTTTCAAGAACTTGATCATCGCGACAAAACTGAAATGAAAGACCCGGATGATGTTATTACTTACAGAAAATCTGTTGAAAGGTTACGGGTGCATATTTTCTGGAATGGATTGGATGCAGAATTTGAACAAATTCAAGGGGAAATTCTTAGAAAAGATCCGATATTGGATCTTGAAGAAGCCTATTCTTATGTACGCCGTGATGCTGTTCGCAGAGCTACATTGATGAATGAAACTGGAGCTGGTCATGCTGAATCATCTGCAATGATGGCACGACGAGCTAAGCCTAGAATATACAGATCACATGGCCCTACCATTGAACAAAACCGAACATCAGAAACCCAGAATAGCAGCTATGAAATTGGAAAAGGAAAATCAGAATATATCTGCACACATTGTGATGAGACTGGACATACAAAACTGAGATGTTATGAGCTGATTGGGTATCCAGAATGGCGGGATCCTGCTAAAGCTCCTCGTAAacgaaaatcaaaaccaaacacaCATGCTTTAGTTGCAGTGGCAGATCATCGAGTGGCAGATCATCCTTCAACAATGACCAGCCCCACGACTCAAACAGAATCTATGGCAGAACACCCTTCATCAGTCACAAACGAAGAAACTG gatattcGAACTCGGAAGACAATTGGTTATGGTACTAG